In Devosia litorisediminis, one genomic interval encodes:
- a CDS encoding GntR family transcriptional regulator: protein MDRLQPELRGIALTEDLKRAGRRETQRIEPSAGRDIVARLRDDIVSNVFLPDSKLKFADLTKRYEVGIGTLREALSQLVSEGFVTVEVGKGFKVAQVSREELIEVTDYYVDLEKRALADSIAHGDDVWESQIVAAHHRLSIIESLPWSQRMERHTEWVQRHREFHESLVAACQGRWLFRLRTMMFDQLDRYRFLAKMQPEGMGKTKFKEHGLIMQAVVARDVAKATQLIEDHIRDTTKAGLKNL from the coding sequence GTGGACCGTTTGCAGCCAGAGCTAAGGGGAATAGCCCTGACCGAGGATCTCAAAAGAGCCGGACGTCGTGAAACTCAGCGGATCGAGCCATCCGCCGGACGCGATATTGTGGCGCGTTTGCGCGATGACATTGTCAGCAATGTCTTTTTGCCGGATTCAAAGCTCAAATTCGCTGATCTGACCAAGCGCTATGAGGTCGGCATTGGCACCTTGCGCGAGGCACTTTCGCAACTGGTATCGGAGGGTTTCGTTACCGTTGAGGTCGGCAAGGGCTTCAAGGTCGCCCAGGTATCGCGCGAGGAACTCATCGAGGTCACGGACTATTATGTGGATCTCGAAAAGCGGGCTCTGGCCGATTCAATTGCCCATGGTGACGACGTGTGGGAAAGCCAGATCGTGGCGGCCCATCACCGGCTGAGCATCATTGAAAGCCTGCCCTGGTCACAGCGCATGGAGCGACACACCGAATGGGTGCAGCGCCATCGCGAATTCCATGAGTCACTGGTGGCTGCCTGTCAGGGGCGCTGGTTGTTTCGCCTGCGCACCATGATGTTCGATCAGCTTGATCGCTATCGGTTCCTGGCCAAGATGCAGCCCGAAGGCATGGGCAAGACCAAGTTCAAGGAACATGGTCTGATCATGCAGGCGGTCGTTGCGCGCGATGTCGCCAAGGCCACCCAGCTGATTGAGGATCATATCCGCGATACGACCAAGGCTGGCCTGAAAAACCTCTAG